The sequence ACCGGCAAGTCTGAGGGAGGATTCGGATACGTTTCTTCCGCTGATGAGTTCGGCAACGGCCCGGATGTGTCCCGGTTCATCAAGATGCAGCACACCGGCAGAGGTTCTCCCGTTTTCGATCGTTTTACTGATCGAAAGGTGCAGATCGGCCATGGCGGCAATCTGCGGGAGATGGGTGATCGCGATGATCTGATGCAGACGCGAAAGCCTTTTGAGGCTGGATGCTACGGCAAGGGCCGTTGTGCCGCTGATGCCGGTATCGATTTCATCAAATACAAGAATAGGGAGTGCCGCAGATTCTGCAAGCGCGCTCTTCAGGGCGAGCATTACCCGGGAAATTTCTCCTCCGGAGGCAGACCTTGCCAATGGTTTCAGTTCTTCTCCGGTGTTGGCTGAAAACAGGAACTCGATCTTTTCATGTCCGTTCGCAAGAGCCTTGTAGCGGATTCCATCGAGCGTTATGTCGCCTTCCGGATCCTCTTCGGGCGTAAAAGCCGTTTTGAACCGTGCGCTGGCAATGCCGAGCATCGAGAGCTCCCGCTGCAGCGTTTCATCGAGTCGGCGTGCCGCGTTTTTCCGTTTTTGAGACAGGGATGCCGCCGCAGCGGAGAGTTTTTCCCGGAGCGAACCGATCTCCGTGTCGATAAGAGAATTTTCTTCGGCAATCGACTCTTCAATGCCAAGGGCGGCGGTCAGTTCATCTCTCCAGGAAATCAGTTCGGACAGGGTTTTGGCGTATTTTTTTCGGGTGCGCTGCAGCAGATGCTGACGGGTTCTCATGGTATCGAGCCGGTCGCTGTTGAATTCGACGGCCGCAGTGTAACGGTTTACAAAACGATAGAGATCGTCAACCATGTTTTCCGCCGAGAGGACGTCTTCAAGGCGGCTTTCGAACCGTTTGTCTATGGCGGAAAGTTTTTCCAGAATATGCCGGGCTGATGAGAGCGCTGCATATGCCGAATGATCCTGTTCGTAGAGGAGATTCCCGAGTTCCGAACCAAGCCCGTA comes from Chlorobium limicola DSM 245 and encodes:
- the recN gene encoding DNA repair protein RecN; translated protein: MLSSLYIRNFALIRELTVEFSRGLCIITGETGAGKSMLIGALSLVLGERSSSDLVRSGENKAIIEAMLCGQLPERLGALLEEAGIECTNDTLLRREISVSGQSRCFINDTPCTAGVLKQVGELLIDLHGQHDHQLLLNAASHEGMLDAFSGCASESSAYRDTVSRLSSLYRRKSVLALQAAEAKEKKEMMQFQFNELNALDLKNGEEEELESEIILLENAETLYGLGSELGNLLYEQDHSAYAALSSARHILEKLSAIDKRFESRLEDVLSAENMVDDLYRFVNRYTAAVEFNSDRLDTMRTRQHLLQRTRKKYAKTLSELISWRDELTAALGIEESIAEENSLIDTEIGSLREKLSAAAASLSQKRKNAARRLDETLQRELSMLGIASARFKTAFTPEEDPEGDITLDGIRYKALANGHEKIEFLFSANTGEELKPLARSASGGEISRVMLALKSALAESAALPILVFDEIDTGISGTTALAVASSLKRLSRLHQIIAITHLPQIAAMADLHLSISKTIENGRTSAGVLHLDEPGHIRAVAELISGRNVSESSLRLAGELIESAKSI